A part of Primulina eburnea isolate SZY01 chromosome 10, ASM2296580v1, whole genome shotgun sequence genomic DNA contains:
- the LOC140803705 gene encoding cation/H(+) antiporter 15-like, which translates to MNESLPQSGSEPPYVCHIFNQINTRGLLFGQDPLSCSVPALLLQLSLFSVISRTVHFLLKPLGQPLIVAQILSGAILGPSGFGRNLTFLAEVFPRKARLVLDTMSIFGFTIFIFLIGVKMDLSMVVRSGKVALAVGILGFFVPFVLAGLVSFVLDKFLLLDHDVYKALPHVVSMVSMTAFPVITCFLDELKILNTEIGRLASSSSVICDICLWSVMCIKFAAQLAKTNSITVIIGSFLSAGLFIVFVIYMIRPAAFWVIRNTPEPRPVKEIYIFLALVILMSCAFVGEVIGIHATTASLVLGLVIPDGPPLGAALVETLDCFVSVMLLPLFFTVSGLQMDVFSVNFTNVGVIQLVVFVAFVGKILGSMLPLVFSRMPFRDALSLGLIMNTKGIVELAFLNDIKNQEILSEEIYTIMIISVVAVTGVISFVVKVLYDPSSRFVAYKRRTILHCRDNDELRILACVHSQEHVHSIISLLQLANPTKASPINLVVLHLVKLTGRASSLLVAHKQHDKPCRNPTQSEHIFNAFRNLEQQKPEFFLLECYKGISPYKTMYNDVCSLALEKRTILVILPFHKQSISQGRVEPSFAYRHLNKVVLEKAPCSVGILIDHQDLKSRYVNSQKPEYRVAVLFFGGADDREALAYALKMSDNTIIRLTLIRFLASGMTEIVAGTERSKMLDADILNNFKQRTQQTERIAYKEKMVTSGTGVITLARWVANACDLVLVGRRHGESPIILQLAEWNKHGELGAIGEILAASEFKSDTSILVVQQQTRLWGLKDPEESTHLRRIKL; encoded by the exons ATGAACGAGAGTCTACCCCAGTCGGGCTCGGAGCCCCCATACGTCTGCCATATCTTTAATCAGATCAACACGAGAGGTTTACTGTTTGGACAAGATCCGTTGAGTTGTTCGGTTCCAGCTTTGTTGCTGCAATTGTCTCTTTTTTCAGTTATATCTCGTACAGTACACTTCCTTCTCAAGCCACTTGGCCAACCCTTGATTGTCGCACAAATTCTT AGTGGTGCAATATTGGGGCCATCAGGTTTTGGCCGCAATCTGACTTTTTTGGCTGAAGTGTTCCCAAGAAAAGCTAGACTGGTGCTAGACACCATGTCGATTTTTGGTTTCACGATCTTTATTTTTCTCATTGGTGTGAAAATGGACTTATCCATGGTTGTGAGATCTGGTAAAGTGGCATTAGCTGTGGGAATTTTAGGGTTTTTCGTTCCTTTCGTACTTGCTGGCTTAGTCTCCTTTGTCCTTGATAAGTTTTTGTTGTTGGATCATGACGTATACAAAGCACTTCCGCATGTAGTATCTATGGTATCCATGACTGCCTTTCCTGTTATAACCTGCTTTCTTGATGAACTCAAGATTCTTAATACAGAGATTGGACGGTTAGCTTCTTCGTCATCAGTTATCTGTGATATCTGCCTATGGTCTGTGATGTGTATAAAGTTTGCAGCACAATTAGCCAAGACAAATTCAATAACAGTAATCATAGGTTCGTTTTTATCAGCTGGATTATTTATCGTTTTTGTAATATATATGATTCGTCCAGCTGCTTTTTGGGTAATCAGAAATACTCCAGAACCGAGACCCGTGaaggaaatatatatttttctagCTCTTGTCATATTGATGAGCTGTGCATTTGTCGGTGAAGTTATTGGCATTCATGCCACAACTGCATCCTTAGTTCTAGGCTTGGTTATTCCTGATGGGCCACCATTAGGAGCTGCATTGGTGGAGACCCTTGATTGCTTCGTTTCTGTGATGCTCTTGCCACTCTTTTTCACTGTTTCTGGATTGCAAATGGATGTTTTCTCCGTAAATTTTACAAATGTTGGGGTAATACAGTTGGTTGTTTTTGTTGCATTTGTCGGGAAGATTCTGGGATCTATGTTGCCTCTTGTATTTTCTAGGATGCCATTTCGTGATGCACTTTCCCTTGGACTGATCATGAACACAAAAGGCATTGTTGAACTTGCCTTCTTGAATGACATCAAGAACCAAGAA ATTCTTTCTGAGGAAATTTATACCATTATGATCATTTCAGTGGTCGCTGTAACCGGAGTAATCTCATTTGTTGTGAAAGTTCTTTATGATCCTTCAAGTAGGTTCGTTGcttacaagagaagaactatTCTACATTGCAGAGACAATGATGAATTGAGGATACTTGCATGTGTACATAGCCAAGAGCATGTTCACTCCATTATCAGCCTCCTTCAATTAGCTAATCCCACAAAAGCGTCTCCGATTAATTTGGTCGTCCTACATCTTGTAAAGCTAACAGGTCGTGCATCTTCTCTACTTGTAGCTCACAAACAACACGACAAGCCTTGTCGTAATCCTACTCAGTCCGAACATATTTTTAATGCATTCAGAAATCTTGAACAACAAAAACCTGAGTTTTTCTTATTGGAATGCTATAAAGGCATCTCCCCTTACAAGACAATGTATAACGATGTTTGTTCCCTAGCTCTGGAAAAGAGAACCATTCTCGTTATTCTTCCATTTCACAAGCAATCGATCTCACAGGGAAGGGTGGAACCATCCTTTGCGTATAGACATCTTAATAAAGTTGTGCTCGAGAAGGCTCCTTGTTCAGTTGGAATTCTCATTGATCATCAAGATCTGAAATCCCGATATGTTAATTCACAGAAACCAGAATATCGAGTGGCAGTACTTTTCTTTGGTGGTGCGGATGATCGAGAAGCATTAGCCTATGCACTAAAGATGTCAGATAATACCATCATAAGGTTAACTCTTATACGATTTTTGGCTTCGGGCATGACTGAAATTGTTGCAGGCACTGAAAGAAGCAAAATGTTGGATGCTGATATTCTAAACAATTTCAAGCAAAGAACTCAACAAACCGAGAGAATAGCATACAAGGAGAAGATGGTAACAAGTGGAACAGGGGTAATAACATTAGCTAGATGGGTGGCAAATGCTTGCGATCTCGTTTTGGTTGGAAGGCGCCATGGGGAATCACCTATTATACTTCAGCTAGCAGAATGGAACAAGCATGGGGAATTGGGAGCAATTGGAGAAATTCTAGCTGCCTCGGAATTTAAAAGCGATACTTCAATTTTGGTGGTACAGCAGCAGACAAGATTATGGGGACTCAAAGACCCTGAGGAGTCTACACATTTAAGAAGAATCAAGTTATAG